The region TGACGACCGACGGCGCCCAGGCTTGGAAGGCGCTGCAGGCTGACGACGCGCCCTCGCTGGCCATCCTCGACTGGATGATGCCGGTGCTGGACGGCCCGGAGGTCTGTCAGCGGGTCCGCGGCGCCGCCGAGCCCCGCCTGACCTACATCATCCTGCTGACCGCCCGGGGGCAGACCCAGGATGTCGTCGCCGGCCTGGAAGCCGGCGCCGATGACTACATGGTCAAGCCGTTCGACCCGCCCGAATTGCGCACCCGCGTCGGCGTCGGATTCCGCATGCTGGCGCTGCAGGAGAAGCTCGTGGACCGCGCTCGCGAGTTGGAGGGCATGCAGGTCCGCCTGGCCGCCCAGGAGCGGTTCAGCCAGGCGGTGGCACAGATGAGCGACGCCATCATCACCCTCGACGACCAGTGGCGCCTCGCGAGCGCCAACCGCGCCGCCTGCCTGCTGCTGGATCTCCCCGCCGACGCGTGGCGAGGGTTGCCCCTCGATGGGGTTCTCGCCCCCTTTGCCTTGTCCGTTGCGGCCGCCGACTTGCGCGCCGGCGCCGACCACACGACCGCCTTCGAGATCAGTCGCCCAGGGACACACCCGCCGCTCCTGATGGACGCCCGCCTCACGCGCGTACTCGACGCCTCCGGCGCCCTGCAGAACGTGGTGCTGATTGTGCGCGATGTCACCGATGAACGCCTGCCGCGCGACGTCCAGGCCAACTTCATGACCGCCGTGCCCCACAAGCTCCGGACGCCCCTGTCGCTGCTGCTGGGGTACCTCGCCCTGGTCAAGCACCTCGGCCCCGAGGAGCTGGTCCAGCAGTGGCCACGCATCGGGGAAGTCTGGGAGACGGAACTCCGGGGCCTCATCGCCATGGTGCAGAAGCTGCTGGACTTCGAGCGCCTGACGGCACAGGAGCTGGCCGCCGAGCTGGCGGAGACCGACGTGGCGGCCGTGGCGGCAGAGACCTTCGCCCAGGTGCAGGCGCAGTACCCCGACCGGGAGGCCGAACTGGCCCTGGAGATCGCGCCCGCGGCGGCCCTGGTCGGCTGCAGCGCCGAGCACCTGCGGCTCATCCTGCGAGAGCTGATGGACAACGCGCTCAAGTTCGCCGACAAGCAACCCGCGCGGGTCACGCTCTGCGGCGGCCCCGCCGAGGCGGGCTGGCTGCGTTTCGCCGTCACCGACAATGGCCCCGGCATCCCGCATGAGTACTATGACCGGGTCTTTGAGGACTTCATGCAGGTCGAGGAGCGCGTGACCGGCCAGGTCCCCGGCTTTGGCGTGGGCCTGCGCATGGCGCGTCACGTGGTGGAG is a window of bacterium DNA encoding:
- a CDS encoding response regulator, with amino-acid sequence MKVLIAEDDRINRRLLEVSLREWGYEVIVTTDGAQAWKALQADDAPSLAILDWMMPVLDGPEVCQRVRGAAEPRLTYIILLTARGQTQDVVAGLEAGADDYMVKPFDPPELRTRVGVGFRMLALQEKLVDRARELEGMQVRLAAQERFSQAVAQMSDAIITLDDQWRLASANRAACLLLDLPADAWRGLPLDGVLAPFALSVAAADLRAGADHTTAFEISRPGTHPPLLMDARLTRVLDASGALQNVVLIVRDVTDERLPRDVQANFMTAVPHKLRTPLSLLLGYLALVKHLGPEELVQQWPRIGEVWETELRGLIAMVQKLLDFERLTAQELAAELAETDVAAVAAETFAQVQAQYPDREAELALEIAPAAALVGCSAEHLRLILRELMDNALKFADKQPARVTLCGGPAEAGWLRFAVTDNGPGIPHEYYDRVFEDFMQVEERVTGQVPGFGVGLRMARHVVEVYGGTIAVTSQLGESSTFTFTLPAVRPA